The Littorina saxatilis isolate snail1 linkage group LG13, US_GU_Lsax_2.0, whole genome shotgun sequence genome contains a region encoding:
- the LOC138983654 gene encoding solute carrier family 22 member 7-like — translation MHVEDLIDQMGAFGRYQMLVTSLALGPVIATAWSLLSMSFSSVVPDWWCVTLGSGVANLTRDSPLYKYCPDEASKANGTAIACTRVYAQGVRTVVTEWDLVCEKSWVTSTVTSIQMAGVLTGALLAGQSADLWGRRTINFGFTALMIVANLVAALSVAWQMYAVTMFFIGLSCGVVLVVGIQMAVECTGAKWRTVHAAIPFWQTGVAVFALFSYLLEDWQHLHFASAAIYSPLVLGWIILPESVRWLATQNRLEDAEKAVETIARYNRCPKPTNALAKLRMVAEEAKHEATGAARKYTYLDVYRSWKMFRRSLCSNVIWFSSALVFYVISLGVQKLSFNLYLNIFLIGCADIPCTFLSFYLTRTCFGRRWAAASFYFLTCACCIGIVIASVTATEENKGAVMNYLAIAAKLCLGGGWDVMTVFSTEIYPTVIRSLGYGASSAFARIGGIVAPFIALMTDNLVLPYSAMSVLMLLSGACALLLPETRLVAMEDLIIVKTCTSDVSDVMLPCADVSENSLPTLYNEKNKSDEVHVRL, via the exons ATGCACGTGGAAGACCTGATCGACCAGATGGGGGCGTTCGGGCGTTACCAGATGCTGGTGACGTCACTGGCACTGGGCCCCGTGATCGCCACCGCCTGGAGTCTGCTCTCCATGTCCTTCTCCAGTGTCGTCCCTGATTGGTGGTGCGTCACCCTGGGGTCAGGGGTCGCAAACTTGACCCGTGACAGCCCCTTGTACAAGTATTGCCCGGACGAGGCGAGCAAGGCGAACGGGACGGCCATTGCTTGTACCAGGGTCTACGCCCAGGGCGTCCGGACGGTGGTCACGGAG TGGGACCTGGTGTGCGAGAAGAGCTGGGTGACGTCAACAGTGACGTCAATCCAGATGGCGGGCGTGCTGACCGGCGCGCTGCTGGCGGGTCAGAGTGCGGACCTGTGGGGGCGACGAACCATCAACTTTGGCTTCACGGCGTTGATGATCGTCGCCAACCTCGTCGCCGCTCTCTCCGTCGCCTGGCAGATGTACGCTGTCACAATGTTCTTCATAGGGCTCAG CTGCGGCGTGGTACTGGTGGTGGGCATACAGATGGCCGTTGAGTGTACAGGGGCCAAGTGGAGAACGGTGCATGCCGCTATCCCGTTCTGGCAG ACGGGCGTGGCGGTGTTCGCTCTGTTCAGCTACCTGCTGGAGGACTGGCAGCACCTCCACTTTGCCAGCGCCGCTATCTACTCTCCCCTCGTCCTCGGGTGGAT CATTCTACCAGAGAGCGTGAGGTGGCTGGCGACGCAGAACCGCCTGGAGGACGCGGAGAAAGCCGTGGAAACCATTGCACGTTACAACCGTTGCCCCAAACCCACCAACGCCCTCGCCAAACTCAGGATGGTGGCCGAGGAGGCAAAGCACGAAGCTACTGGCGCAGCACGCAAATACACTTATCTCGACGTCTACCGCTCCTGGAAGATGTTCCGTCGATCCCTCTGCTCCAATGTTATTTG GTTTTCCAGCGCCCTTGTGTTCTACGTCATCAGTTTGGGGGTGCAGAAATTGTCCTTTAATCTGTACCTGAACATTTTCCTGATCGGGTGTGCGGACATTCCATGCACCTTCCTCTCCTTCTACCTGACCAGGAC TTGCTTCGGACGTCGGTGGGCAGCAGCGAGTTTTTACTTCCTGACATGTGCCTGCTGCATCGGCATAGTGATCGCCAGCGTGACTG CTACGGAGGAGAATAAAGGAGCGGTGATGAACTACCTGGCCATTGCCGCTAAGCTGTGTCTGGGAGGAGGTTGGGATGTCATGACCGTCTTTTCCACAGAGATCTACCCTACTGTCATCAg GAGCCTTGGTTACGGTGCCAGCAGTGCTTTCGCCAGGATCGGAGGAATTGTGGCGCCTTTCATCGCTCTCATG ACGGACAATCTTGTATTGCCCTACTCTGCCATGTCCGTTCTCATGCTACTGAGCGGCGCATGCGCACTGCTGCTACCAGAAACTCGTCTGGTTGCCATGGAGGATTTGATCATCGTCAAAACGTGTACGTCAGACGTAAGTGACGTCATGCTACCCTGTGCTGACGTCAGCGAGAACTCTTTACCGACATTgtacaatgaaaaaaacaaatcagACGAGGTTCATGTGAGGCTATGA